TTTCGATACAAGCGCTGGTATCTGAAGCTGATGCTGCGGATGATTCATCCCGACGGAAAAGGCCGAATGAAAACGTTGAACCATGAAATGCCGTTGAAGCGCGTCTACATGTCGAAGGAGGAACTGCTGCGAAGGTACCTGCCAGCACAGCCGGAATCGGCGGGTGATACCCGGTGAACCGCAAGAGGATCTTGCTCGTAACCGAGGAATGGGCGGGCAGCGGACACCGGATGGCGGCCGAAGCTCTGGCCGATGCCTTGCGGGAGATACAACCGGATACAGAGGTCAAGATCGTGATGGGATTGCAGACAGCCAGCCCCATGCTGCGGGAAGTATCCCGTTTTTTTTATCTGAATATCCTCCGCTACCGTCCCTCCATCTGGCAACGCCTGCATGAGCGCGACCACAAGTGGGCGGCAGCCCTGAAAAAACCGCTGGGCATCTGGCTGTCCCGCAGGCTGGTCACCCGTCTGATTGAACAGGAGAGGCCCGATATCGTCGTCGCGACGCATGCCTATTGTTTCGCCGCACTTGCGGAAGCGAAGCGGAAAGCATCCAAACCGTTTTCGTTAGTAGGGATCCCGACGGATTATTGCTTCCATCATTTTTGGGTTCATCCTGGGGCGGATCTCTACGCCGTCGCCCACCCGCAGTTGGCCGAACAGATACGCGTGCACGCCGGACTGGAGCATGTATCCATTCTGGAAGCGGGCATCCCCATCCGCCGAAAGTTTCAGACTTTCACCGAATATGAAAAAGTGCAGTGGAAACAGAAGCTGGGGCTGCAGCCGCAGCTATTTACTGTTTTACTTTGCGGAGGCGAAGGTGGATACGGGGCGATGGAGCAGGTGCTGCGAGGACTGGTCGCGGAAACAGACCCTCTCCAGATCGTCGTCGTCACGGGACGGAATCAAGCGCTGCGGGAGCGGCTGTCCCGATTGGTCCCCGAGCTGCCGAACCGGACGGGTCACGCATTGGTCATTCGCGGCTATGAGCCGGCGATCTGGGAGTGGATGGCCGCAGCGGATCTCTTCATTACCAAGCCCGGTGGCATCAGCTGTGCAGAGGCGCTCGCTCTCCGCACGCCGCTCATTCTGTACCAGCCGCTGCCCGGTCAGGAGCAGCGGAATGTCTCGTTTCTCGTGCAGCAGCAAGCCGCTCTGTTTGCGGGACAAGCTGATCAGGTCGGAGAGTTGGTGGGCAGGCTGCGGACGTCAGCCGAAGAGCGGGAGGAGATCATCGGGAGGATGAGCCAGCTAGGAAAACCGGATGCCTCGGAGAGAATCGCCAGATATCTGCTCCAGCTATAAGACTATAAATTGCCAGTGAAAACAGGGAAGTCGCGATGAATGAAAGGCTGGAGCTTCAGACATATTAAACTTACAACCAACGAGGAGGTGATTACAAATGCCAAACAGCGGTTCCCGTAACAACCTTCTGGTACCTCAAGCCAACCAAGCTCTGGACCAATTGAAATATGAAATTGCTGCAGAGTTCGGTGTACAACTGGGTGCCGACACCACTTCCCGTCAAAACGGTTCTGTTGGGGGAGAAATCACCAAGCGTCTCGTTTCTTTCGCTGAGCAACAACTGGCTGGTCGCGGATAACCGAATAGGTTGGATGTGGAAAGACACCCGAAACGGTGTCTTTCCTTTTTTGTTGCCAGCTGTAAAAAATATACAGACGTTTTTTGATAAGCGCGGGATTAAATAACTGTGCTTGGGTGATTCTATAGGTGCTAGGAGGTGAAGAACATGACCGTTGCATCACAAGTCAAACAAACACTCGCCAGCTTGAAGGGCGCCCAAGCCAATCTGGAAACATTTGCCCTGAACACGCAAAACAAGCAGGCCAAGCAACTGTATGCGGACGCCGCTAAGCAAACCCAGGCGATTGTGACCAACTTGCAGCAGCGCGTAACCGAGTTGGAAAATGAAGAGCCGCAGTACAAGGGTTTCTAAAAAGGAGTCACGGAGAGAGGGCTTCTCTCTCCCTTTTTCAGTACATCAGCAGGAGGGTTCTCAATTGCCCGATTGGTTGCATATCGCCTTACGCTCATTAGGGGCAGTCGCTTATCTGTTTATCCTGACCAAGATGATTGGCAAAAGACAGATCAAGCAGTTGACGTACATTGAATACATCGTCGGGATCACGATCGGTTCGATCGCCGCCTATATGGCGACAGAGATGGACGGCCCGGTATACCACAGCCTGATCGCCATGGCGGTGTTTGCCCTGGTGCCGTACGCCTTCGATTGGCTGGCGTTGAAGAGCAAGACCCTGCGGGACTTCTTCCAGGGGAAATCGACTGTATTGATCAAAGACGGCAAGATATTGGAAGACAACTTAAAAAAAGAGCGCTTGACCAATGAAGACTTGTTGGAGCAGCTGCGCATCAAGAATGTCTTTCGCCTGGCTGACGTGGAATTCGCCTGCATGGAGACCAATGGGGAACTGAGCGTGCTGCTGAAGTCCCAGCACCAGACCGTGACACCGCAGCATCTGAATCTCCATGTAGCTCCTGCGGAAGAACCGCAGGCTGTGATTCTGGATGGCGTCATTATGGATGAGCCGCTTTCGACGCTCGGGCTGAATCGCCAATGGGTGCGGATGGAGCTGGAAAAAGCGGGCGTCGCCTTGGAGAATGTCTATTTTGGACAGGTGGACAGGGCAGGTCAACTCTACCTCGATTTGTACGACGACAAGCTGAAGGTGGCCGAGCCGCAGGCTTTGAAATTAACCTGGGCGCAGTTAAAAAAATGCCAGGCCGATCTCGAGCTGTTTTCGCTCTCTACCAAAAATGAGCAGCAAAAGCGGATGTACCAGCGAGATGCGGAACTGCTGCAAAAAGTGTTAAACCAAGTGATGCCGCTCTTGACGAAATAAGAAAGGAGGCAGGGTGATGGCAGATCAAAAAAAGAAGAAGCTGACCCTGGCACAGCAGCAGTATCAACAACTGGCCAAACGCCACGAGCCGCCCCGCCCGCTGCTGCGCAATTTTGTCCGGGCTTTTTTGGTGGGAGGCGTGATTTGTTTGATCGGACAAGGGATTCAAGAGATGTTTATTCGTTATTTTGACTTTACGGAAAAGACTGCAGCAGCCCCTACCGTCGCCGTCTTAATCTTCCTTTCCGCTCTCCTGACCGGGCTGGGCGTGTACGACAGAATCGCCCAATGGGCAGGGGCGGGCACCAGTGTGCCCGTGACGGGATTCGCCAATTCGATCACGTCGGCCGCGATTGAGCATCGCAGCGAAGGTTTTGTCCTCGGCGTAGGCGGAAACATGTTCAAGCTGGCAGGCTCTGTGATCGTCTTTGGCGTGTTTGCCGCCTTTGTGGTAGGGATCGTGAAAACACTGTTCAAGATGGGAGGCTAAACCATGCGGCAAGGTTATCAATCATGGGTGTTTCCTTCCAAACCGGTCATTCTGGCCTCCTCTGCCATCGGCGGCCCGTTTGAGGCGAAGGGACCGCTGGGTGAAGATTTTGACATTACCCATGGGGATTTGATGATCGGGCAAGACAGCTGGGAAAAGGCCGAGAAGGTGCTGCTGGAGGAAGCCTGCGACAAGGCTCTGGAGAAAGCCGGGCTGCAGCGGGAACAGATCCACGTCTTATTGGCGGGAGATCTGATGAACCAGATCATCACTTCCAGCTTCTCGGCACGGACACTGGGCATCCCGTATCTGGGCCTGTTCGGGGCCTGTTCGACGGCGATGGAGGGACTAGCTCTGGGGGCATTGCTGGTAGAAAGCGGCGCCAGCGATTACGTCATCGCGGCGACAGGCAGCCACAACGGGGCAGCCGAAAAGCAGTACCGCTATCCCACCGAGTACGGGGGACAAAAGCCGCCGACTGCTCAGTGGACGGTGACGGGAGCGGGTGCGGCGGTGATCGGCAAACAGGGCAGCGGACTGCAAATTACGGCCGCGACAATCGGCAAAATCGTCGATATGGGGCTGAGCGATCCCTTTAACATGGGGGCGGCCATGGCGCCCGCGGCGCTTTCCACCATCGAGACGCATTTCCGCGATTTGCAGCTTCCGCACGATCATTATGATCTGGTGGTTACCGGAGATTTGGGGAAAGTGGGCCATGCGATCCTCTCGGAGCTGTTGCCCCAGCATCAGGTCGCCATTCCGCTCGAGCGGTACATCGACTGCGGAAAGCTGGTCTACGGCGATCACCCGGCGGTCTGGTCAGGGGGCAGCGGCTGCGGATGCGTGGCAACGGTTACATACGGACATCTCTTCCGCAGGATGAGGGCCGGCGAGTGGAAGCGGATCCTGGTGATTGCAACGGGAGCCCTGCTGTCGCCGATCTCCTATCAGCAAGGGGAGAGCATTCCCTGCATTGCGCACGCGGTCGCGATCGAAGCACCGCCTGCAGAGGAGGGATAACATGACGTTTCTTTGGGCTTTTTTGGTGGGGGGAACGATTTGCCTGATCGGTCAGTTTCTCCTCGACGTCGTCAAGTTAACCCCCGCTCACACGATGTCTTCGATGGTGGTAGCCGGAGCCGTGCTGGATGGTTTGGGCCTATATGATCCGCTCATCCATTTCGCCGGAGCAGGTGCCACGGTACCCATCACCAGCTTTGGCAATGCGCTGGTGCACGGGGCTATGGCGGAAGCAGAGCAGCATGGCTTGGTCGGCGTGATTACAGGGATTTTTGAAGTGACCAGCGCGGGGATATCGTCCGCCATCGTGTTTGGCTTTTTTGCGGCGGTACTGTTCCGGCCGAAAGGGTAACAGGAACGTGCTGGCAGACATGCCAAAAAACTCGAATTGAACCGCTCTTCCTCACTCGATAAAATGGGTGTTTGAAGGAGGGGATTCAGCTTGTTTTCACAAAAAAGAGGAATTACCTTGATGTTGCTGCTTCTGGTCGCAAGCCTGCTGGCGGCTCCGGCTTCCGCGGCTCCCTTGCTCAAGCCGGGCAGCCAGGGCGGCGACGTATGGGATTTGCAATATCG
This sequence is a window from Brevibacillus composti. Protein-coding genes within it:
- a CDS encoding DUF421 domain-containing protein, which gives rise to MPDWLHIALRSLGAVAYLFILTKMIGKRQIKQLTYIEYIVGITIGSIAAYMATEMDGPVYHSLIAMAVFALVPYAFDWLALKSKTLRDFFQGKSTVLIKDGKILEDNLKKERLTNEDLLEQLRIKNVFRLADVEFACMETNGELSVLLKSQHQTVTPQHLNLHVAPAEEPQAVILDGVIMDEPLSTLGLNRQWVRMELEKAGVALENVYFGQVDRAGQLYLDLYDDKLKVAEPQALKLTWAQLKKCQADLELFSLSTKNEQQKRMYQRDAELLQKVLNQVMPLLTK
- a CDS encoding MGDG synthase family glycosyltransferase; the protein is MNRKRILLVTEEWAGSGHRMAAEALADALREIQPDTEVKIVMGLQTASPMLREVSRFFYLNILRYRPSIWQRLHERDHKWAAALKKPLGIWLSRRLVTRLIEQERPDIVVATHAYCFAALAEAKRKASKPFSLVGIPTDYCFHHFWVHPGADLYAVAHPQLAEQIRVHAGLEHVSILEAGIPIRRKFQTFTEYEKVQWKQKLGLQPQLFTVLLCGGEGGYGAMEQVLRGLVAETDPLQIVVVTGRNQALRERLSRLVPELPNRTGHALVIRGYEPAIWEWMAAADLFITKPGGISCAEALALRTPLILYQPLPGQEQRNVSFLVQQQAALFAGQADQVGELVGRLRTSAEEREEIIGRMSQLGKPDASERIARYLLQL
- the spoVAD gene encoding stage V sporulation protein AD, whose translation is MRQGYQSWVFPSKPVILASSAIGGPFEAKGPLGEDFDITHGDLMIGQDSWEKAEKVLLEEACDKALEKAGLQREQIHVLLAGDLMNQIITSSFSARTLGIPYLGLFGACSTAMEGLALGALLVESGASDYVIAATGSHNGAAEKQYRYPTEYGGQKPPTAQWTVTGAGAAVIGKQGSGLQITAATIGKIVDMGLSDPFNMGAAMAPAALSTIETHFRDLQLPHDHYDLVVTGDLGKVGHAILSELLPQHQVAIPLERYIDCGKLVYGDHPAVWSGGSGCGCVATVTYGHLFRRMRAGEWKRILVIATGALLSPISYQQGESIPCIAHAVAIEAPPAEEG
- the spoVAC gene encoding stage V sporulation protein AC, producing MADQKKKKLTLAQQQYQQLAKRHEPPRPLLRNFVRAFLVGGVICLIGQGIQEMFIRYFDFTEKTAAAPTVAVLIFLSALLTGLGVYDRIAQWAGAGTSVPVTGFANSITSAAIEHRSEGFVLGVGGNMFKLAGSVIVFGVFAAFVVGIVKTLFKMGG
- the spoVAE gene encoding stage V sporulation protein AE; translation: MTFLWAFLVGGTICLIGQFLLDVVKLTPAHTMSSMVVAGAVLDGLGLYDPLIHFAGAGATVPITSFGNALVHGAMAEAEQHGLVGVITGIFEVTSAGISSAIVFGFFAAVLFRPKG
- a CDS encoding alpha/beta-type small acid-soluble spore protein — translated: MPNSGSRNNLLVPQANQALDQLKYEIAAEFGVQLGADTTSRQNGSVGGEITKRLVSFAEQQLAGRG
- a CDS encoding DUF1657 domain-containing protein, with the protein product MTVASQVKQTLASLKGAQANLETFALNTQNKQAKQLYADAAKQTQAIVTNLQQRVTELENEEPQYKGF